The following are from one region of the Vanessa atalanta chromosome 5, ilVanAtal1.2, whole genome shotgun sequence genome:
- the LOC125064128 gene encoding zinc finger matrin-type protein 2 yields the protein MSLRPDDHRRKWDKDEFERIAAERLKAEIEEEERSKKKAPPIKRELLKQRDYKVDLDSKLGKSVVITKNTPTSQSGGYYCNVCDCVVKDSINFLDHINGKKHQRNLGMSMKIERSSLDQVKARFASNKRKLEEKKHEYELDTRLKEAAEEEARLKELRRERRRDKKRKLQETEDPEDGPAQSELAQIMGFSGFGASKK from the exons ATGAGTTTGCGACCCGACGACCATCGACGGAAGTGGGATAAAGATGAATTCGAAAGAATTGCAGCCGAAAGATTAAAAGCGGAAATAGAAGAAGAAGAGAGatctaaaaaaaaag cTCCACCAATCAAAAGGGAACTATTGAAACAACGTGATTATAAAGTTGATTTAGATTCAAAATTAGGTAAAAGTGTTGTAATTACGAAAAATACACCTACTTCACAATCAGGGGGCTATTACTGCAATGTTTGTGATTGTGTTGTCAAAGACTCTATTAACTTTTTGGACCATATCAATGGAAAAAAACATCAAAGAAATCTTGGCATGTCCATGAAAATTGAGAGAAGTTCCTTAGatcag GTAAAAGCAAGGTTTGCTTCAAATAAACGTAAACTAGAAGAGAAAAAACATGAATATGAGCTTGACACACGACTTAAAGAAGCAGCAGAGGAAGAAGCACGATTGAAGGAACTTCGTCGTGAACGGCGTCGGGATAAGAAACGCAAGCTTCAAGAAACTGAAGATCCAGAAGATGGTCCCGCTCAATCAGAACTAGCTCAAATCATGGGTTTCTCTGGATTTGGggcatcaaaaaaataa
- the LOC125064281 gene encoding uncharacterized protein LOC125064281, with protein MIISHDFPLHPAFTTPWYKTQVQSHAVTNVVIEANAMRHHIIYLSVSLALLFLLIDSTLQDQSSVDNPSYLLKTTTLIREKRQLEDLEDDEYPTPSSQEAGEESGFWDKVVKVALRLFNKFIEWLNSS; from the exons atgattataagcCATGATTTTCCGCTACACCCAGCCTTTACCACGCCTTGGTATAAAACGCAAGTTCAAAGTCATGCAGTTACTAATGTGGTAATTGAAGCCAACGCCATGCgacatcatataatttatttatcagtatCGCTggctttgttatttttattaatagattctACATTACAAGACCag TCATCAGTTGATAATCCAA GTTATCTTTTGAAGACAACTACTTTAATAAGAGAAAAACGACAGCTCGAAGATCTTGAAGATGATGAATACCCAACACCCTCATCACAAGAGGCAGGAGAAGAATCTGGATTTTGGGATAAAGTAGTAAAAGTAGCtctaagattatttaataaatttattgaatggttaaattcatcttaa
- the LOC125064280 gene encoding uncharacterized protein LOC125064280, with protein sequence MEFPPIIDKNDSLKGWTKEEKFQLLQALKEHGLHNIKEIIKCFVNKSEDEIKGAIEYYKNKALVHPKMQEKKSKKCNNLPTIPLASWAKFLIESYGFEDLQTETATALRIIADFEDKPPAVCTNKFDFKKIYHMLADALEGKPIPHDKLTMAMFDKCIVETALTSKAFIRSTAYKQILQSINISEKNMNVLTKPTEDNELSILRHLASQKNYNPLNIPENYLKSSSHTS encoded by the coding sequence ATGGAATTTCCGCCAATTATTGATAAGAATGACTCTTTAAAAGGGTGGACAAAAGAAGAAAAGTTTCAATTATTGCAGGCCTTGAAAGAACATggattacataacattaaagaaattattaaatgttttgtaaacaaaagtGAAGATGAAATCAAAGGAGCTATAGAATATTACAAGAATAAGGCACTCGTACATCCCAAAAtgcaagaaaaaaaatcaaagaaatgTAATAATCTTCCAACAATACCTTTAGCTAGCTGGGCAAAATTCTTAATTGAATCTTATGGATTTGAAGATCTACAAACTGAGACAGCTACTGCTTTGCGGATAATAGCAGACTTTGAAGACAAACCACCAGCTGTCTGCACAAATAAGTTTGATTTcaagaaaatatatcatatgCTTGCTGATGCTTTGGAAGGCAAGCCTATACCACATGACAAACTGACAATGGCTATGTTTGACAAATGTATAGTTGAAACAGCACTTACTAGTAAAGCGTTTATTAGAAGCACAGCATATAAACAGATcttacaatcaataaatatttccgaaaaaaatatgaatgttttaacAAAGCCAACTGAAGATAATGAATTGTCAATTTTAAGACATTTAGCTTCACAAAAAAACTACAATCCACTGAATATACctgaaaactatttaaaatcatCCTCACATACatcataa
- the LOC125064278 gene encoding zinc finger protein 510-like isoform X2 — MTICRICLGNKEILFPLNDSDKGLNCASIIASISNIANDCTDMICHSCCKKLEDFYDFKLLIERSDLKLNKIRKVFKFNTIDEVKLTLEVDKKCLNSDLNCNIIKNESDHIYYNNTLIKRLNKDKENKPLPVDDFLKSVKYENNENEYMEFSENDTSLEHEDYNYKLKKKEKRKNKENDKKSICIKPVYQKDLRVIKTNIPKNNKLRSKIQDQPHTLREDICPYCGKKTKAIRSHMLQHTAERKFSCNNCNRSFYTKKNLETHMKTHYMDPKFKCDLCIASFCFKGALARHMVAHTDVREFTCKICEKTFKWKSGLHRHMLVHNFAKRFNCEMCKMSFATKYAFQHHYRVHTGERPYKCELCSQPYSYKRDFNRHCLKKHGVLVDRRPVNVMNEEVLKQEQILMKDLILRMHGIKTEREPLDYFQGPQGALAFAKAVKVMQSKEIVVDVNL; from the exons ATGACTATTTGTAGAATATGCTTAGGGaacaaagaaatattgtttCCTTTAAATGATAGTGATAAAGGTTTAAATTGTGCTTCAATTATAGCATCTATCTCAAAT ATTGCGAATGATTGTACTGATATGATATGTCATTCATGCTGCAAAAAACTTGAAGATTTCTATGATTTTAAACTGTTGATTGAAAG GTCTGATTTAAagctaaataaaattagaaaagtgtttaaatttaatactatagaTGAAGTTAAGCTTACACTTGAagttgataaaaaatgtttgaatagtgacttaaattgcaatattattaaaaatgagagTGATCATATCTATTAtaacaatactttaataaaaagactaaataaagataaagaaaaCAAACCCCTACCGGTAGACGATTTTCTAAAATctgtaaaatatgaaaataatgaaaatgaatat ATGGAATTTTCTGAAAACGATACAAGTTTGGAGCATGaagactataattataaattaaagaagaaAGAGAAGAGGAAAAATAAAG aaaatgataaaaaaagtatttgtataaaaccAGTATATCAAAAAGATTTGAGagtaataaaaactaacatcccaaaaaataacaaactaagAAGTAAAATCCAAGATCAACCACATACACTGAGAGAAGATATTTGTCCATACTGTGGGAAAAAGACTAAAGCTATAAGGAGTCATATGTTACAACATACAG CTGAAAGGAAGTTTAGCTGCAACAACTGTAACAGAAgcttttacacaaaaaaaaacttagagaCGCATATGAAGACGCATTATATGGATCCAAAATTTAAATGTGACCTCTGCATTGCCAGTTTTTGTTTTAAGGGAGCATTAGCAAG ACATATGGTAGCTCATACAGATGTCAGAGAATTTACCTGTAAAATATGCGAAAAAACCTTCAAATGG aaaagtgGTCTGCACCGACACATGCTCGTGCATAATTTTGCGAAACGATTCAATTGTGAAATGTGCAAGATGTCTTTCGCTACAAAGTACGCGTTCCAACATCACTACCGCGTACATACTGGAGAAAGACCTTACAAATGTGAG cTTTGTTCGCAGCCTTATAGTTACAAGCGAGACTTTAACAGGCACTGCCTAAAAAAACACGGTGTACTCGTGGACCGCAGACCAGTAAATGTAATGAACGAAGAGGTATTAAAGCAAGAGCAAATATTGATGAAAGATCTTATTTTACGTATGCATGGAATTAAAACAGAAAGAGAACCATTGGACTATTTTCAAGGGCCGCAAGGTGCACTGGCTTTCGCAAAAGCCGTCAAAGTAATGCAAAGCAAAGAAATAGTTGTTGATGttaatttatga
- the LOC125064278 gene encoding zinc finger protein 510-like isoform X1, with the protein MTICRICLGNKEILFPLNDSDKGLNCASIIASISNVKIANDCTDMICHSCCKKLEDFYDFKLLIERSDLKLNKIRKVFKFNTIDEVKLTLEVDKKCLNSDLNCNIIKNESDHIYYNNTLIKRLNKDKENKPLPVDDFLKSVKYENNENEYMEFSENDTSLEHEDYNYKLKKKEKRKNKENDKKSICIKPVYQKDLRVIKTNIPKNNKLRSKIQDQPHTLREDICPYCGKKTKAIRSHMLQHTAERKFSCNNCNRSFYTKKNLETHMKTHYMDPKFKCDLCIASFCFKGALARHMVAHTDVREFTCKICEKTFKWKSGLHRHMLVHNFAKRFNCEMCKMSFATKYAFQHHYRVHTGERPYKCELCSQPYSYKRDFNRHCLKKHGVLVDRRPVNVMNEEVLKQEQILMKDLILRMHGIKTEREPLDYFQGPQGALAFAKAVKVMQSKEIVVDVNL; encoded by the exons ATGACTATTTGTAGAATATGCTTAGGGaacaaagaaatattgtttCCTTTAAATGATAGTGATAAAGGTTTAAATTGTGCTTCAATTATAGCATCTATCTCAAATGTAAAG ATTGCGAATGATTGTACTGATATGATATGTCATTCATGCTGCAAAAAACTTGAAGATTTCTATGATTTTAAACTGTTGATTGAAAG GTCTGATTTAAagctaaataaaattagaaaagtgtttaaatttaatactatagaTGAAGTTAAGCTTACACTTGAagttgataaaaaatgtttgaatagtgacttaaattgcaatattattaaaaatgagagTGATCATATCTATTAtaacaatactttaataaaaagactaaataaagataaagaaaaCAAACCCCTACCGGTAGACGATTTTCTAAAATctgtaaaatatgaaaataatgaaaatgaatat ATGGAATTTTCTGAAAACGATACAAGTTTGGAGCATGaagactataattataaattaaagaagaaAGAGAAGAGGAAAAATAAAG aaaatgataaaaaaagtatttgtataaaaccAGTATATCAAAAAGATTTGAGagtaataaaaactaacatcccaaaaaataacaaactaagAAGTAAAATCCAAGATCAACCACATACACTGAGAGAAGATATTTGTCCATACTGTGGGAAAAAGACTAAAGCTATAAGGAGTCATATGTTACAACATACAG CTGAAAGGAAGTTTAGCTGCAACAACTGTAACAGAAgcttttacacaaaaaaaaacttagagaCGCATATGAAGACGCATTATATGGATCCAAAATTTAAATGTGACCTCTGCATTGCCAGTTTTTGTTTTAAGGGAGCATTAGCAAG ACATATGGTAGCTCATACAGATGTCAGAGAATTTACCTGTAAAATATGCGAAAAAACCTTCAAATGG aaaagtgGTCTGCACCGACACATGCTCGTGCATAATTTTGCGAAACGATTCAATTGTGAAATGTGCAAGATGTCTTTCGCTACAAAGTACGCGTTCCAACATCACTACCGCGTACATACTGGAGAAAGACCTTACAAATGTGAG cTTTGTTCGCAGCCTTATAGTTACAAGCGAGACTTTAACAGGCACTGCCTAAAAAAACACGGTGTACTCGTGGACCGCAGACCAGTAAATGTAATGAACGAAGAGGTATTAAAGCAAGAGCAAATATTGATGAAAGATCTTATTTTACGTATGCATGGAATTAAAACAGAAAGAGAACCATTGGACTATTTTCAAGGGCCGCAAGGTGCACTGGCTTTCGCAAAAGCCGTCAAAGTAATGCAAAGCAAAGAAATAGTTGTTGATGttaatttatga
- the LOC125064278 gene encoding zinc finger protein 510-like isoform X3, with protein MICHSCCKKLEDFYDFKLLIERSDLKLNKIRKVFKFNTIDEVKLTLEVDKKCLNSDLNCNIIKNESDHIYYNNTLIKRLNKDKENKPLPVDDFLKSVKYENNENEYMEFSENDTSLEHEDYNYKLKKKEKRKNKENDKKSICIKPVYQKDLRVIKTNIPKNNKLRSKIQDQPHTLREDICPYCGKKTKAIRSHMLQHTAERKFSCNNCNRSFYTKKNLETHMKTHYMDPKFKCDLCIASFCFKGALARHMVAHTDVREFTCKICEKTFKWKSGLHRHMLVHNFAKRFNCEMCKMSFATKYAFQHHYRVHTGERPYKCELCSQPYSYKRDFNRHCLKKHGVLVDRRPVNVMNEEVLKQEQILMKDLILRMHGIKTEREPLDYFQGPQGALAFAKAVKVMQSKEIVVDVNL; from the exons ATGATATGTCATTCATGCTGCAAAAAACTTGAAGATTTCTATGATTTTAAACTGTTGATTGAAAG GTCTGATTTAAagctaaataaaattagaaaagtgtttaaatttaatactatagaTGAAGTTAAGCTTACACTTGAagttgataaaaaatgtttgaatagtgacttaaattgcaatattattaaaaatgagagTGATCATATCTATTAtaacaatactttaataaaaagactaaataaagataaagaaaaCAAACCCCTACCGGTAGACGATTTTCTAAAATctgtaaaatatgaaaataatgaaaatgaatat ATGGAATTTTCTGAAAACGATACAAGTTTGGAGCATGaagactataattataaattaaagaagaaAGAGAAGAGGAAAAATAAAG aaaatgataaaaaaagtatttgtataaaaccAGTATATCAAAAAGATTTGAGagtaataaaaactaacatcccaaaaaataacaaactaagAAGTAAAATCCAAGATCAACCACATACACTGAGAGAAGATATTTGTCCATACTGTGGGAAAAAGACTAAAGCTATAAGGAGTCATATGTTACAACATACAG CTGAAAGGAAGTTTAGCTGCAACAACTGTAACAGAAgcttttacacaaaaaaaaacttagagaCGCATATGAAGACGCATTATATGGATCCAAAATTTAAATGTGACCTCTGCATTGCCAGTTTTTGTTTTAAGGGAGCATTAGCAAG ACATATGGTAGCTCATACAGATGTCAGAGAATTTACCTGTAAAATATGCGAAAAAACCTTCAAATGG aaaagtgGTCTGCACCGACACATGCTCGTGCATAATTTTGCGAAACGATTCAATTGTGAAATGTGCAAGATGTCTTTCGCTACAAAGTACGCGTTCCAACATCACTACCGCGTACATACTGGAGAAAGACCTTACAAATGTGAG cTTTGTTCGCAGCCTTATAGTTACAAGCGAGACTTTAACAGGCACTGCCTAAAAAAACACGGTGTACTCGTGGACCGCAGACCAGTAAATGTAATGAACGAAGAGGTATTAAAGCAAGAGCAAATATTGATGAAAGATCTTATTTTACGTATGCATGGAATTAAAACAGAAAGAGAACCATTGGACTATTTTCAAGGGCCGCAAGGTGCACTGGCTTTCGCAAAAGCCGTCAAAGTAATGCAAAGCAAAGAAATAGTTGTTGATGttaatttatga